CTCCGGGCTCCGGTTCGCTCTGGTCCCGGGCGGGTTTGTGAGCAGAGCGGTAACCGTGGCTGAGCAGCGGGTCCCGGGCTTCACGGAGGCTCCGTCCGGGGCTGGAGGGTGAGCCCGGTCCGTTTGAATGGACGGAGGCGGCGGTGCGTAATTCACACCGATGTCAACTTTGGCTCCGGTGCGCGCGCGcgtctgtgtgtgttggtgtggatGTTGTGTCGGTGTGTTATGTTCGGGCCCGTTCCAGAAGGCACCGGGTCGTCCGACCCGGTTTGTTTACCGACTGTGGAGGTCGGCTGGTTCAGCTCCGTTCGGACCGGGGAGCCTCCGCGCGCCGAGTCCCGGCTTCCGCCTTTTCTCCGGTGTGTTTGGAGCCTGTTCTCAGGGCGCGTTTGTGTCTCAGGGGAaaagtttcagtgttttgtttgttttttttttctctctctccctctctctcttttccctccGGGTGCGGGTGCGTGTCCGTGGGGGTGTGCGGGGCCGCCGCTGCTCTCCGTctttgtccgtctgtccgtccgggTTTTGCGCCTCTGCTCCGGAACATCTCTGTGCTTCTTTTCTAAAATGCTGCTTTCCATCCAGGTGGACTTTGAGTCACATCGGGTAAAACTTTAatagccccccaccaccacctccaacATCCCCTCCCCTCCGCGGCTCCGGAGCGGCGCTAGAGAACAGGATCCAGCCTGTGGATGAGACCCGCGGACGTGAATAATTCTGAGTCTTATAACAAATgaacatatggggggggggggcggagggAAAAGTTGGGGCCTGGTATTACCGCTGAtaatccgggggggggggggggggggggggggcgtctgtTCACTCTATTTATAGTGTGTGGAGCATTTTTACGCACAAGAAGCGCCTTTTTACGCACAGTGCGCGGAGCCAGAGTGAACAAGGAGCCGCTTCAGACCTAAACCAGCTTAATGGATTTGAACCAATGAGATTATGTAAAGCAATTAATCAATAACAGTATATGAGGCTGGGTGAGGGAGGCGCGTGCAGCGGGGATAAAGCGCTGCGCGCGCGGACGGTGTCGACCGAACCAGGGGCTATTAATAGGCGGCGGGCGGTTTTCCGGTGTTAttagtggggggaaaaaaggcAAAGAAAAGCCCCGACGGCATGTTCGGACGTTGCGTTTGGCGGCCTCGTTTCCCGGTCCCGCACCGCCGCGTCCTCCGCTCCGGTCCGCGCCTGCCATGTGTCGGCTTCTATTGTCCTACAACAAGCGGTGGCAGCAGCGTGCGTCTCGCTgccgcctcctcctccgcctcctcctcctcctcttcttcctcctccaccgCCTCCTCCCCTGCTCCTGTGTTATTTTAAACGGAGCGGTGCATCCTGGGTATTGCAGTGCCTCTCCCGGGCGTGTCTCGTGACATATGGCGGCGACGGCAGCCCGCAGAAGACTACAATACCCAGAGTGCCCCGGGGGCCACATCAAAGTATCAGATTACAACACATTAGAGGGGATGGAGTGGGAGGGAGGGCGGGGGGAGGATCTGCAGAGACCAGTATGGTGTTTAAATAGGAAGGCTCCATTCTGACAAGCACAGGGACTGAAAAATGTGcatttacccagaatgcaccggGGCTTGTCTAAGTAGGCCAAGAGGTAGAGGAGCAGGTACAGCTCTGTGGACGCTCACAGCTGCTGCTAActtttctgttgctgtttttttttatatatatatataactttagGACCTGAAAGAGAAGAAACTGGCAGAGGAGAAGGAGAATGGCAAAGACGCCGCCACCAATGGAAAGGTAACGCCCACTTCCATCAAACACCTACATCACCTGGGAAATGGCGGCAGAGATGCAGTGGGACGACACCTCCGGGACACAAACGCAATGCTAACGATGccaaatgttgtgttttcaggaGAACGAGGAGAACGGCGAGCCCGACGTAGATGATGAGGAAGACGAGGAAGTGgatgaggaagacgaggaggacgaCGGAGAaggtgattttaaaaaaaaacaaaaaaaagcatctcAAAGATTGCAAATATCAAAGTCAAAGGTGTGACAGATGAGTAAAAAgttgtggttttgttttgatgtCCAGGTgacgaggaggacgaggaggaagatGACGACGAGATCGAGGGCGGCACGAAACGGGCAGCTGAGGACGACGACGAGGACGACGAGGTGAGGCTACGCACCTGAGCCCGCCCACACGCCGGCCAATCACAGCGCTCCATCTGCACCCCTGACACCCACTCACCGTCCTCCTTCTTCTCATTTCAGGATGACGTCGAAACCAAGAAGCAGAAAACCGACGACGATGATTGATGCGTTTCCGCGGCGCCATCCTGCTGATCCACTTCCTGGTTCTCCACCTGCGACGGTTTTTGAAGTCTCAGGTGGAGGATCTGGAGgactgaattaagaaaaaataatttaaaaaaaaaacaaaaaaaaaaacaaacccaacatGGTCATTAGCAAGTAGAGTTCAACAACAGCTACGACATCACCACGACCACACCCACTCGATCTCCCCTCAAACTGCGACAAATTTTCTAGAGGAACCCATCGACGCAGAAATCCGGCTtcacaacaacgacaacaacacgAAAAGGagaatttgtttgtatttttatttacattttatatttttgtacatattgtTCGGAGGGGGGGTCGGTTTCTCTCTCAGCAGCGATCTCTTCAGACCAAAATCGGTGCTTCTTTAACAAAAAGATTTTACTTGGTTGACCATGTTACAATATCTCAACAGAtactagaaaaaaaacatgtaaaaaaaaaagtacaaaaaaacatgaaagaacCTCTTAAGCCGTTGAACTCAGAGCATTCCAGTAAATTTAATGTATGTACTTTAGCTGTACCATAACTAGTTTGTTTGTATGGGAGGGTAAGGCCAAAGAAAAGAgcctcttttctttttccttttattttgttttttgtcagcgACTTTTTGTTTTATGACGGCCTGTTTTGATGTATGTGCGAAGTTTGTTGTTTGACAATAAACCGGACTTTTATTTTGTGAGTTGTACTTTTGTATCTCTGCCTGGTTTTCTCTGTCCGAGGGGGTCggagtcaaggttataatagttttgacttattttttctctaattcagttcgttttaatttgtttttagagcaggtttgctagtttttattagttttcattattttagtttttttttttttctcttctttgtcgtattcacataaatcccagacaggactctgctgctttctcccaactttagtccccATGttcccaggtagagtggggaccagaagacgactggaaaccacaagtcaCAGACTGTCaggtgtcgtatggtgacagcaagTAAAATTGCTAAaacgaaataaattgctttcaacAGTGACAAAGATgcaaacgaagggaattttatccattttagttttgtaagcacaccatacagtttcagttatgtttttttcttttaattctagtttctatttcagttaacgaaaatgtttttacaattctagttttcgtcgtgtcgttagtttttgttaatgataataaccttggtggacaTGAACACACAGTCACATATGTAAAGGTCTGAGGATGTTTCCCTGGGGTTCTTCTTCACTTAGACCAGGActctcaaactcatttaggttcaggtcccacattcagcccagtttgatatgaagtgggctggaaccagtaaaataatgacatcataacctataaataatgacaactccaagtttttctctttattttagtttaagaaaaaaaatatatatattgtagaaaaaatgtgaataacctgaaaaaactgaaattccattagaaaaatcagtgcaatttgaacaatattctgccttaacttattatttatacatgtgtattacacaaTGTTACGCAAATGTAGAAAaggaagaatattgttcaaatttaggagtttggaactaaaataagaacagtttgaCATCACTAACCCCatttttatccagaatttttatccgttttagttttataaacacacaatacagtttcagttatggttttttttgtgtaattatagtttttatttcagttaatgaaaatgttttctcaattctagtttttgtcatttcattagttttagttAATGATAACCTTGGTTGGAGGTCAAGACGGGCATCCTTGGCCTCGTAGTGTAACGGCCTGAGTCGGCGGcgccaaacatacggcccgtgggtcaGAACCGGCCACGTAACAGCCCTGTCCGGCCCACAGCTGAGTTGAATGTTCACTGGAGACGTTAAGAGTCCATTTGTGTCAAACCAGTAAATAAAAAGATAGAACGAGCCATAAATAATGACTAACTGTTCAGTtcaaaccagggctctcaaactcatgttctttcaggttccaaattcagcctgatttgatctccagtgggtcagaccagtaaaataataacagaataacctgtaaatgacaactacaaatttatgtctttgttttagtgcaaaaaaaaaaaaaaaaaattacaaaaatacttttataaactatccaaacaaaaaaagatgtgaataacctgaaaaaaactttaatttcttaagaaaaataagtgcaattttaacaatattctgcctcaacttatcatttctacatgtgcattatgggcaggcatgtaagaaaatattggtatcacaatatatcgcgatatttcgcTTCACAATACTGAATCGATATTTttaggaggttaatttttgtttttcaaacttttatttctatattcacatgggtattttgctctgtttgttTACTATAgtattattgtgatattgcaggtcatacatatAGTTCTTTTAAACTGATAATGCAGTTTTGTtcaataatggataattcaatcatcctaaaagcactttttactgtctgaaagaggcaaatgtttgtttttttttgggaatgcgcaaaaataatgttctgatgttggatgcaaggttttaatagttttggatttttcattatagtttagttttatttagttttgacttttttttctctaattcagtttgttttaattcgtttttaaagcaggtttgctaatttttattagttttcttttttttctaaatgcttagttttagtactagttttagtttttttttatatcttttctcttcttctctgtcgtcgtattcaaataaatcccagacaggactctgctgctttctcccaactttagtctccatgtttccaggtagagtggggaccagaagacgactggaaacagacggactgtcaagtgtcgtatggtaccgctagataaaattgctagagtgaaataaatcgatttcgtatcaatccgacgttgacaaaaacgaaaacaaagggaattttatccataattttttatccattttagttagttttataagcacacaatacagtttcagttagttatagtttttttctttcaaacGCTGCATTGttagtttttccaggaaataatttttttaaaaaagaaacaaaacagaaaatatcaccttgttaacagtatcgtgatatatcatattgtgatcctagtattgtgatttgtattgcatcTCCAGAGTCTTGCCGACACAAAGCCCtaattatggatcagatctacaaagacactaaacactgaggaacaggcagaaaatagttcaatttgtgtggaattttctttagacatttcaagttgttcatatttgttcaggttattcacattttattggtacaggatagtttgtaaatgtaaatattttcataatttaatgttattttttgcactaaaacaaagacaaaaatttgaagttgttaactctagattttttacttaattcaaattttttgctaaatttgagattttttttggcttaattcatgattttttttggtttaaatcaagattttttttttttttgacttaattcaagatgaagaaggagctgaaccgagaggtgaagctcttgatttaccggtcaatctacgttcctaccctcacctatggtcatgagcttcgggtcatgaccaaaagcacaagatcccggatacaagaggtcgaaatgagtttcctctgcagggtggctgggcgcacccttagggatagggggaggagctcggagtagagccgctgctcctccacatcgagaggggccagctgaggtggctcgggcatctgtttcggatgtgtcctggacgcctccctggggaggtgttccgggcacgtcccgccgggaggagacctcggggaagacccaggacacgttggagagactatgtctcccggctggcctgggaacgcctcggggtccccccggaagagctggaggaggagtctggggagagggaagtctgggcatccctgcttagactgttacacccgcgacccggccctggataaagcggcagataatggatggatggataattcaagattatttttttttacttaattgaagattttttttttttttgcttaattcaacatttttccttatttcaagctaatttttttttttttttgcttaattcaattcaaggctgtggaatttttgactaaaacaaagacaacaatttgaagttgtcattatttatagacaatgtaatatttttttcacatttcacagaagaaaatctgcagtctttcttttttgtcggttcttctgctgttattatttgactgtagatcatattgttctgtatgtggaacctgaactaaaatgagttccacagccttgactgtggaatttttgcactttgtaaattcatcccaggggccgaattggaacctttgggggggacgcatgtttgacacctctgacctaaaccatattctgtctgttaataAATGTGTTGGGCCTTCGTTTATCCGTTGTCAAACACATTCGATCATATAATGTACGTGGATTAATCAGTAGAGGTGTAAtattcaagaaatttcagttttgttttttttttttttttggtggaaggaacatctgtaatgtaaacattttcacattttcacaggatgacttgacttttttttaactctaaaacagaaacatttacagttgtcattatttctagactcttttctgtattttttttttctggtcattTAAGGTCATACTGGACTGGATGGAGAAACTGAACTATATTTTTGGGTCAAACTGTGATTGAAGCTGCTGATGTCAGATAGGATTGGCTTCAATGGACCAATCCTGTGCTCTTTAGCTTCTGTTTGATGCAgataaagaggaaaagaaaatagGCTTTAGGCTCTGTTCACACTGAAGGTACATGTGTccaaatgtgacctggatctgatctgttccaggcagtttgaacagcactaatctgacccagaccactttcacacgtggtccgaaatctgacccggaccactttcacacgtggtccgaaatctgacccgaatcactttcatacgtggtcctaaatctgacccggaccactttcatatgtggtcctaaatctgacccggaccactttacAGGGTTTCCACAGGTCATTAAGTCATTAgacagattttgtgaaaattaaggccttaaatgtcactaaaaagcattaaatttgatgtccagaggcattaaaaaattaaatacacttgatgaaaaaaaaacatgacttctACAACTAATGAAGcccaaagtgaaacttaacacaatTCACCTCAAACTCTGTTCTTTTGTGACTACTGACACTGTGCACCGGTGGTATGAAGCTAGCGatgtataaaataaaaagtagtggGCCCAGAGTGGAGCCTTGGGGTACTCCAGAGGGGCCATTGCAGGGTCCTAGGGAcctaattatgctatgaggaagTACTACTACAATCACACACAGTAAAGTAAGTGAAATGTGTGTTTGCTGACTACAAACAGGAGTGCTTTGACTGAAACACCCTTAAATACTTTTCTTCAGACTGTCTTACCTGTGGTTGTTGGAGTAGTACTGTCAGATTTTACTTCTCCTTCAGTACTTGTATTTGAGTACTGGTACTTTACTTTTACAGGTTTACTTCCTCGTCAGATGATCGTTTGACTCGATGCACTTAAATATCGATCATTAATGACTGATTAGTTTCTAATTTTACATGTTAAACTTTACTTTATACATGAAGTGCTTCTACTGCAGTTCTGTACTTCAGTCCATGTTTGaggtacttgtacttgagtattgCAGTAGAATTTTGTACTTAACTGCATTCTTCAGTATCAGGGATAACTAGGATTTTGTAACATGTTAATCTCATTAGTTTGTTGTGTTCTATAAAACCTTCGTGACCACATTTGTTATAAAAGCACTAAGGTCAAGTACTTTTACTTTGATATAGATTTTAGATactagtatttgtgtattttcttgaCAGCATGTTCTGTCCCTCGTACTTGCACTTGTTGAATGTTTTCCTCTACATCCTGTCaaacagaaataaacagatacTTTTGGTCATTAAACCCCGCCTCCTGGATGGGTAATTATGCTACATgtgtatattttaaaataaatgattGGAATAATTCGACCTGCTGAAgatcttttacatttttataatcaACTTTGAAtacttgaatgattttttttttaacatttcggTCTTATTTCTTGGTGACTTGAATCTTAAATAGTCCCTATGAAACTTTACTTCAGTTGGAAAGTACATTAACAGCTGTACTTTTAGTTAAATACACATTTGAGGTATTTTTACCTGAATATTATCTGATAGTAGGTGTCTGAAAAAGTAACAGGACGAGTCGACTTCACATCTGTTATTGATCATGAAAACGGTTGTTCATCTTCAACTTCAATTAAATGGataatttttcatatttactcAGTGTCATTTGTACAAATTAGTTCAAACTCTTTAAATGAACTGATTTAAACTCTCTACATGGACTGATTTCAATTCTTTAAAGGTGTGGTAGACTTTCATCCCcagtgtttcctcacatctgtcaaacctcagtcatatcctcggGATCATTtgtccgttagtctttctgtcattactcacctgaatctcttcctcatggtgaacagtttcttagttccatccaccagaaacaaaccatgtgtttacaaacagagccaggagggaactcgggcatctgaggaattttgtcgtggcatgcattgtgggaaacagaagtTCGCGCAGCTGCAagaaacacgatgcggaaacagcaggagctccgcttccctccagctgtttctaTGTTTCAGCCGTTACCGCATTGTATTTCTTGCATCCatgtaatatcatatggttgcgctgcggCTGCAGCTGTCAGGTagcatccatccgtccgtccatccatccatccatccatccatccatccatcctcttctcCTAGTCCTGGACTAATCAGTCTAATggatgcccagactcctccctctcctcagactcctccctctctccagactcctcctccagctcctccaggtGTTCCTCaggtctctccagtgtgtcctaggtcttctctGAGGTCTtctcccggtgggacatgtccagaacacctccccagggagaaGTCCAGGTGGCACCAGACACAGACACCTGATCCACCTCAGTTGGACCCTCTGGATGGGGAGGAGCAGCGGTGGTTAGACACTGCTAAGAAACAACTAATTaattatttatacacacacacacacacacacatatagaggccacttggcttttataatatagatgtataataatttattataataatatataatcacaggataaaagttataataaagtccTAACAGTAATGGCAGTCATAACAATGATACATGTAATGAgtagcataaataataataataatagtaatgataataatagaaataatattaATGATAATGACAGTAATATTAGCCTTCATACCGCAGTGGTGTGTTTAAGGTCCCACATATTGCCTGTATTTTCTGCATCTTTTGCTCCATATCTGGCCTGAGTGTTATACTTTCTACATAAGTGACACCATTATCAGTCACTTCTCTCTGGTATTTTTGTGCTTTGAGTTGTTTGAGCTGTTATTTCCTCATTGgagtctgtttgtggaacctccAACCTGTGCTGGAGGGTTTGgagtccgtctgtccgtccatccgtcctacagttccacattcagtgctGTTTGTGTTGGTGTATTCGACAGAGGTGTAAACTGGTTCCTGTGGCTGTTTGCCGTCGGTACAGTTTCCACTTCGCTGTTTTTCGTTCCAGACCAACATGATGGAGCCTGAGTGGCGGAGGAGGATCTGATCTGTGTCGGGTCATGTCGGCCGATGCCTTCAGGGCCCCAAACGCAGCGAGGAAGTCGACGCACAGGAATGCAGAAGCATCAGAGAAGGCGGCAGTATTCAGACACAGCGGGTGATGAACCCAGATCAGCTCCACATCatccacaggtcagaggtcagaggtcacgtctGCTTCAAAGAAAGAAATCagcacctggatttaactcagagCAAAGAGATCAGACACTTCCACTGGGTCAAAACTGCACTGGTTAACTGATGCATGAGGAGGAAACAGGTCCAGGGCTCTGAAGCATCCAGACTGACCCGGGTCCAGAGGGACAGGAACAGCTCAACTAACGAAACCAGGCTGAGGTACAGAAAAACTATCGGAAAGATGGTTTAAACTGACTCAAACCTGGTAGAACTAATGTAAGAgatagtaaaactaaactaaaaggtggataaaatcaacaaaaaaagtaGTAAGACCAAACTAAAAGACAGCTAAAAGTGACTGAAGGAtgattaaactagactaaaataaagtaaaaccaaactaagacaTGGCTTAAACTGACTTAATCTGGTAGAACTAGTGAAAAAGATGGTAAAACTAAATTAATCTAAATGTCTACAAACATGGAAATAACTGATGTGACATTGAATCCAACCTAAAGTTGGATCAGTATTAGAATGTGTGACTTTTATTGATGGAGTTGATCAATAGTGTATTCAGTAGTTCCATAAACATGTAATTGATTCTTCCCAGGTCAGAAGCAGACATATTTGGATGGAACTGTTGTTGAATGCTGTAATGAGTCATGATGGATCCAGAAAATGAACGAATGAAGGATTGAAATGAACCAACGCAAACATGTTtctatgaagaagaagaaggagaagaagaagaagaagaagaagaaggagaaggagaagatggaagagaagaagaagaaggagaagaagaagaagaagaagaagaagaaggagaagaggaagaagaaacgtCAAACACTGACACAGGACTTACATCTGTTCTCCTGTTTCTGCTCAAATTTATGACCAAAATATGACATCACATCTGTTTTAAACCttcatatgttttttattttgttcaggttttatgTGTGTGATGATAAATATAAACATGTACATACATGTTTTTCTTACTGACATCatttattggatagttttagatttttctgttctgttcaactTCTTCCAACACTGGGTGTTTGTTGCTCTGGCGTCACCGTGAGGACATATgtggaaataaaatagaaacccagacggtccaggtccaggtctaggtccaggtcagGTGTGTGGATGCTATGAACTTTTAAACTGTTCAACAATTTAAGGTTAACTAccgtttaattaaaaaaaaaaaaaaaatcatatttaatttatttttggtacaaaatacaaacacattagataaatgaaaaataacctGTAAAGAAAAAACTGTTAAGAAATGTCAGACaaattattgtattatattatattatattatattatattatattatattatattatattatattatattataggaTCAGACCTGGATGTGGATCATGGTGTCTCCTGGTGAATTCGTGACAGAAGGTCAGTTTAAATCCAACTGTTTCACTACAAAAGGAAGGAGGACTTTCACCACT
The DNA window shown above is from Sphaeramia orbicularis chromosome 17, fSphaOr1.1, whole genome shotgun sequence and carries:
- the LOC115437154 gene encoding prothymosin alpha-B-like, which codes for MADTQVDSGSDISAKDLKEKKLAEEKENGKDAATNGKENEENGEPDVDDEEDEEVDEEDEEDDGEGDEEDEEEDDDEIEGGTKRAAEDDDEDDEDDVETKKQKTDDDD